GATCTTTCGGCCCAGGCTCTTTGCCTTCCAATTCCACCGGGACCTGTACCAGGCCGTAATCACGCGCAAAATATCCCCATGACGGATGATAGGTCAAAAAGTGTTTTCCCTGCGCGCCCTTCAGAATCCCCTTGATCTCAGTATCTACGGCATCAATCTTCGCCATGAGTCGGCCATAATTCTTCTGGTACACTGGAGAACCTTCCGCATCGGCCTGAATCAACGCTGACAAAATATTGGCGGCCAGCTCCCGAGCCATTCTTGGAGAGTTCCATACATGAGGGTCCATAATTCCATGACTGTGCTCAACAGCATGCGGCTCCTCTCCCTCACTCTCGTGATGGTGAGAAATCATGGGCAGCATGTGCATGCCTGCAGTCGAATCGACCACAATCATGTCAGGATTGGCACTTTTCATTCGAGGAAGCCATGCCCGCTCAAAGGGAACACCAATAGCTATATACAGTTTCGACTTGGTTAAAGAGACCATCTGGCGAGGTTTCGGTTCATAGGTAGCCGGGCTGGCTCCCGGTGCGACCATGACTTCGACCTGCACGCGGTCACCGCCGATGTATTCAGAAAAGTACTTAAGAGGAGCGATTGAAACAGTCACGCTCATTGCCTGCGCGGGAATCGCAAACAAAACCATCAATACAATCGCAGCGAAAAACTTCATTTTATTCATGGGCGTAAGACCTCCACCTGATCAAGGACAGCTTCAAGTCCGAAATTATATTTTTCTAAAGTTGGATTGAGATATTTTGAAAACTTCGTAAAATCGATTTTTCGCCAATCACTGGCATCGAACGCGCTGTGATAACTATAAATATTTGTTCTGGTCAAACTGAAAAATCGAGAGAGGCTGCTGCGGGGAACCTCCACGCCATGCATGGCGTCATACAGCATCACAAGAGCCCATCCACCGTCCATGAAATGCCCACCGACCGAGACCGTGAACTCTCCCTCTTTTACCAGTTCCAAGGCGCGGGCAGTCCAATCCACTCCGCCAATCAGGACATCCGTACCGGGACGTTTTCCTAATTCATTCAGGCTTTCCAACACGCCTTCCGCCATTGCATCACTGGCCGACCAGACAACGGCAGTGTCAGGATATCGCTGCATCAACCGTTTGCTCAACTCTTTTGCCCTGTCCTGCTTCCAATCTGCGTGAACAACCTGACGCAATCGAGTATTGGAAAACTCGGCCACGGCTTCCTGTAACCCTTTTTCCCGAAGGATGGATGCAGGAGAGGCCTCATGTCCGCTTACGGCTATGACATTGACCATGCCGTCGCCATCAACCAATCCATCCTGAACGGCCACCTGAATCAGCTTTTTTGCCAGAACATATCCTGCCTGCGTGTCATTAGGCAGATATTCAAAAAGCCACCGAGTATACTTTTCACCGGGTCTGCCCACATTCTTCTGATCTTCTTCCAGAAAACCCTGATTGATGAAGACGGTTTCGACCCCGGCAGCTTCGGCACGGGCCAAAAAGGATTCCCCACCACCCCGGGCATTCATACCGAGAACATACCGGGGGAGCTTTTTCCGAGAAAAAAGTTTTTCCACGTTTTCATCTATAAGGACATGGTTCCTATTCCCATAATAAACATCCAGTTCGAAACCGAGATCCTCAGCGGCAGCCTGCATAAAATCAGTCATCGGTTGAAAAAAGACATCCCCAGGCGCTCCGGGATTCAAAAACACAACTGGCACTCCCCCAGAGGCGCTGGGAGAGGAAACCAACCCCAAAATAAATATTACGCTCCACACAGCCCGTGCCATATGCTTCATTTTCATCCTCCCGTTGTCTGCAAAGCTACCATACCGACAACCACCTCCGCTATGACTACCTGATCAGCAGCAACTTCCCGGATGCATTGTGCAGTTTTTTTGGATATAGACTGTTGATGGATACGCAAACAATTCTCTTTGCATTCGGCTTGACTATCTTTGCTGGCCTCTCCACCGGCATCGGCTCGGCCATAGCCTTTTTCGCTCGGCAGACCAACACGAAATTCCTCTCCCTTGCCCTCGGGTTTTCTGCCGGAGTCATGATCTATGTCTCGTTCGTTGAGATCCTGGTCAAAGCAAAGGACGCACTCACGTCTGAACTCGGTGGAGTCATGGCAGCCTGGATTACGGCCCTGTCCTTTTTCGGAGGCATTGCCTTTATCGCCATCATCGACAAGCTTGTACCCAGTTATGAAAACCCACATGAAATGCACTCAATTGAAGAAATGGAGCAAGGTAAAGAGAACTTGCCAAAGAACGAAGCTCACAACTTCGACAAACTCAAGCGAACCGGCATGTTCGCGGCAATTGCCATTGCCATCCACAATTTCCCCGAAGGTCTCGCGACCTTCACTGCGGCCCTGACAGACCCGGCCCTGGGCACGGCCATTGCCGTGGCTATCGCCATCCACAACATCCCCGAAGGGATAGCCGTATCCATCCCGCTTTATTACGCGACCGGCGACCGGAAAAAGGCCTTTTTCTACTCCTTTCTGTCCGGCCTGTCCGAACCTGTGGGCGCGCTTATCGGCTACCTCATCCTAATGCCCTTCTTCTCTCCCACGCTTTTCGGTGTCCTGTTTGCCGGGGTGGCCGGAATCATGGTGTTCATTTCCTTTGATGAGCTGCTGCCAGCTGCCGAGGAATTCGGTGAACACCATCTCTCGATATACGGACTCATAGCCGGTATGGCTGTCATGGCCCTTTCGTTACTGCTCTTCCTTTAAGTCGGCTATCGAGAACACCTCTTCCGCCGAACATCTGCGCCACTCTCGAAAGAGTTACTACTAAAAAAAGCACTTTCTTAAAAAAAATTCACCCAACTACCGATTCTCCAAAAAATTACATACGGAGGTCAGTTATCATTAACCATTCCAAAGCACGCCAAAGCAAATAGGACATCCAGCAACCTTCTCCATGCACTTTTAAGGGCCGGGAGCCCTTGGAATCCGGGGGTTGCCATCTTCCATCGACATATGTATGGGTAAGCCCCTGCTGTCCGGATCGGACAGACGACATATATTTAAGGAGTGCATCATGGCATCCAACGTTGACGAAATCACCATCAATTATTCCGAAGACAACCAGCTCATTGTAAAAGAACTGGACAAAGTCATCCTCTCCAAGGGCGCATGGACAACCATTGTCTTCCGCTATCAGGAACTCAATCGCGCCAAGGGCGAATACGGCCCGGAAAAGTTCACCATCCGCCGTTATCAGAAAGTAGACGGCACATACCGCCCCAAGTCCAAATTCAACATTTCCAGCCAGGCACAGGCTCAAAAAATCGTTGACGCTCTGGGCAGCTGGATTTCTTAAATACCATGTACCTTGGTGCTCACATGTCCATTGCCGGAGGCCTGCACATGGCCTTCGAACGCATCGGCATGGTCAGCGGCACAGCTTTGCAGATATTTACCCGTAACCAGCGACAATGGGCTGTTCCACCGCTGACCGGGTATGACATCGAGCTTTTTTCGGTGGCGTGGGAGCAATGGGGCGACTATCCCATTGCAGCGCATGATTCCTACCTCATCAATCTCGCGTCCAGCAAACCGGAACAGGTCGACCGCTCCATTATAGCGTTCGCCGAAGAACTCCGGCGCATTGAGGCGTTGTCCATATCCTGGCTGGTGACCCACCCCGGTTCACATCTGGGCGACGGCGTTGATGCAGGCATTGAACGCTACGCAGCCAATCTGGATATCGCTATCGAGCAATCCGGCACGCAGACAGCCATCATCCTGCTCGAAACTACCGCAGGCCAGGGCACCAACCTCGGTTCCACATTCGAAGAACTGGCCGGCATCATAGAACGCTCCAAATATCCCGACCGCCTCGGCGTGTGCTACGATACCTGCCACACCTTTGCCGCCGGGTATGACATCCGCACGCCAGAGACCTACGCAGCCACTTTTGCGGCCTTCGATCGCATTGTCGGACTGGACCGACTCAAATTCTTTCACCTGAACGACACCAAGAACGAATTCAATTCGCACAAGGACCGTCACGAACATATAGGTGAAGGAGAAATCGGACTGGACGGCTTCCGCAATCTCATGCAGGACCAACGCATGGCTGATATTCCGAAGACGCTTGAAACGCCAAAGGACAAGGATTTGCAGGATGATGTCCGCAACTTGCACACCTTGCGCCAGCTTGCGTTAAAGACATAGGCTCCTGCATGCCTCAACTTGACGCCATAATATTCGACTTCGACGGCACTCTGGCTGATGTCCCACTGGACTTTGACTGGATGAAAACCAAGATCGCCGCGCTGGGCGAGGTCTTCATGGACGAACGCCCTGTTCCGAACTCCAAACCCGCGCTTGAATGGCTGGAGGAACTGGCCTGTCAGGTCATGAAACGCGACCGGGCTGAGGGCATGGAATTTCTGTCTCGTGGACGACTCGTTATTGCAGCCATGGAACTGGACGCGGCCAGAGACGGCGCTTTGTTCGACTTTACCAGACCAATGCTCACGACCTTGAAAGAACACGGCGTGGCCGCAGGCGTCATCACCCGAAACATTTCTCCGGCAGTCAAGACGGTATTTCCGGATATCGAAGACTATACCCGCGTATTCATTCCCCGTGAAGACGCCCCCAAGCTCAAGCCTGACCCGGCACACCTGTATCAAGCCCTCACCGCCATCGGCGCTGATCCGAAAAATTCTCTTATGGTCGGCGATCATCCCATGGATGTGGAAACGGGTCGTCGTGCCGGAACACTCTGTGCGGCAGTCACCAGCGGCAACTCCGAGGCTGAAGCCTTTGCCGACTTGGCGCCGGATTTCATCTGCACCAACGTTGCCGCCCTCCTGGACAGGCTTGTGACAGCCCGACTCATTTAACCCGCCCCCCCCTCTCCGAATGAAGGCAAGAAGTCTTCAACTTTCCTGAAAATATAATGTTATTGAAGTGTGTTTCCATATAATACTCGTAGAAATCCCAACCGATACAGATTGGATTTCACGCATTATTCAAGGAGAACCCATGCATTTCAAAGACTGGAGCCTCAAACTCAAAATTCTGCTGCCAACATTCATCGTTGTCCTTATCGTAATGACTGCCAGCACAGTCATCTTGACCATCAAGGCACAGGACATGGCTGTCGAACAGGCCACAGAAAATGCGCAGAGACTCGCATACGGTCACAGCCTTGAAGTGGGAGAAACCATGGATTTGGCGATGACAGCCACACGAACCATGGCAGCAGCCTATGAACAGGGAGCCAACTACTCCCCCATTCCTGATCGCGAATATCTTGATGCCTTTGTTATTGATGTCCTTGAGCGACATGATGAACTCGCCGGAGCATGGTGTACGTTCCCTCCCGGCAATTTTGATGACCGTGAGGATGAATACCGGGACACCTATAATGGTGCTTATCGCACATGGTATCACCGTGACGGAGGAACCATCGCTTCCAGCTTTGCCGGTGCCGGCAATTTCGAAACCGAAGAGTGGTTTGCCAAACCCATGTCCGGCTCCATTGAAACCATTACCGAGCCGTATCCGTGGGAAGCTGGTGGCAAGAAATTCTGGCTCGCCTCAACAGGTCATCCCATCAAGAGAAACGGTAAGAATATCGGCATTGTCGGTGTTGATTTCTACCTCAACGACCTGCAAAAAGTCGTCAATGAAATCAAACCATTCGGGACAGGATACGCCTTTCTCATGACCAACAAAGGCACTATCGTTGCCCACCCCGACACAGATAAAATGGGCAAAAATGTCAGTGAACTGATAGATGCGACCAATGCAAACAACGTGGTCGAGGCTGCCAGATCCGGCAAGCAGCTCGCTTATGAAACCGTGAATTCCCAAGGGGACTGGTATGTCACCCTTGCGCCCATCTCCGTAGGCCGTACTGGTGAGCCATGGAGTCTGGCTGTCGTGATCCCCATGGACAAGGTACTCGAACAGGCTGACTCCTTTGCCTACACTTCCATCATCATGGCTGTCATTGCCGTGTCTATTCTCTTCGTAGTTCTTCTGTTCATCGCCAACATCATTACCAAACCTATTCTCAAAGGCATCTCTTTGGCAAAGAGCCTGTCCGAAGGCGACCTGACCAAGGACATTGATGTCGATCAGAAAGACGAAATCGGCACATTGGCCGATGCCTTGCGGACCATGACGGCCCAACTCAGAAACGTTATCGGCAACGTCAGCTCTGCCACGGAAAACGTGGCGTCCGGCAGCGAAGAACTGGCCGCATCCTCCCAGAGCATGGCCGAAGGTGCGTCTGAGCAGGCTGCCAGCGTGGAAGAGGTTTCTTCCTCCATGGAAGAGATGGCATCCAACATCCAGGGCACTGCAGAAAATGCCAGCAAGACTGAAAAAATCGCGACAAAGGCGGCACTGAATGCCGAAGAAAGCGGCAAGGCTGTTTCACAGGCCATGAACGCCATGACTGATATTGCAGAAAAGATCTCGGTCATCGAAGATATCGCCCGCCAAACCAACCTGCTGGCCCTGAACGCAGCTATCGAAGCGGCTCGCGCAGGAGAACATGGAAAGGGCTTTGCCGTTGTTGCTGCCGAGGTACGCAAGCTTGCGGAACGTAGCGGACTGGCAGCATCCGAGATCAGCGAACTCTCTTCCTCCACTGTCCATGTGGCCAAAGAGGCGGGTAGCAAACTCGACCAGTTGGTCCCGGATATTCAAGAAACAGCACAACTCATTCAGGAAATCACCTCGGCTTCCAATGAGCAAAGCGCCGGTGTCGAACAAATAAACGCTGCCATTCAACAACTGGACAATATCATTCAACAAAACGCATCCTCATCCGAGGAAATCGCGTCCACATCTGAAAGCCTAGCCAGCGAAAGTTCGCAACTACAGCAGGCTATCAGTTTCTTCAACCTCGGGGCATCCGGTCACGACAGCCACCACCGTGCTCCAGCGAAACGCAAGCCGCAACGGCAACTGCCCTCTACACCGACCAAACCGACATCCAGCGGGATGGACCTCGACATGGGCGATGAAGGCTTCGAACGTTTCTAACCCCAAACAGCAAAAGGCGGGAGCTTGATATCAAGCTCCCGCCTTTTTTCATGCGCTGTAATTCCTAAAGATTTATCAACTCATATTCCCGAGAACCAAGTCCGATCTCTTCCGCATAGTCCAGACCGAATGATTCCGGCACATGCTGGTGGATGGCCAGGAATTTGTTCTGCCCCGGAATGACCCCGAAGGGTAACTGACTGGGATACAGCGGCTGGGCCTCATTCACCAGATCCATGGAGGCCTGGTCCACGGCCACTGGGTCAAAGCTCGCCATCACACCTATATCCGGGCAGATAGGTGCGTCGGTGAAGCCGACACAGTCACAATCGGGCACCACGTCCATGACAAAATTGACATGCAGGCACGGAGTCTCCTTGGTTGCAAGCACGCCCTTGGCATACTCCATCATCCGCTCCAGGAATTCCTGCACACCCATTTTCCAGTCCACTTTGAGTCCTTCATGACGACAGGCCACGAAGCACCCGCCACAGCCTACACATTTCTCTGCGTTAAGCGCGATCTTTCCCGTGTCCGAGGCAATATACAGCGCGCCCGGTTTGCACACCTTGGTACACGCTTCACACGCGGTACACGCTTCCGGATCAATGATCGGGCCAGTTGAAAAATGCTGTTGCATCTTGCCCATCTTGCTGGCTGACCCCATCCCGATGTTCTTGAGTGCCCCGCCATAACCTGCCATCTCGTGGCCCTTGAAATGATTGAGCGAGACAAAGAAGTCCGCTTCGGCGATGCTGCCCGCGATATACGCGTCTTCAATGTGTTTGCCACCCACAGGAACAGCCACCTCATATTCGCCTCGCAGCCCGTCCGCGATGATCACGGGCGCGTCAAGCACGAGAGGGTCCCAACCGTGTCGGGCCGCACACATGGCATGAGAAACAGCCTCACCGCGCTGTCCCACATACAATGTCGAGGCATCCGTCAGAAACGGCTTTCCTCCCGCTTCAAGAACAAAATCCAGAATCGGCTTAATCCATAACGGACGCAGGAAGCCGGTGGTGCCCTGCTCGCCAAAGTGCAGTTTAATCGCTGTCAGATCACCTTCCTTGATATGCTGACCACCTTTGGCCGCCTTGAGCAGGCTGCGCATGCGTTTGTCGAAAGGAGCCTTGACCGATGCCCGCAGATTCCAGAAAAATACTTTTGATGCCATACGTCTTTCCTTCAATTTCAGGTTCGAACCCGTACCATATCACCAAGGCACGGGAGATAAAAGGCTCCCGATGATCGCCTTCGGCGAGGTCGTCGCTCTCAACGGGTTCTTCTTGCAATTCAAAAAGAGGAACACCATGTTGATACACATGATGTCCCTCTTCAATTATTCTTTCAAAGCATCCCTTCTCCAAGAAAAGGTCCGCCTCCCCGATCCGGGGTGGAAGAATGGTGCAGTTGCACCGCTCTACAGCACAGGCAAATACTTATCCAGTTCGTATTCGGTAACCTGCGTGCTGTACTCGTTCCATTCTGCGATCTTGTTTTCGACCAGTGCCGTATGCAGATGTTCACCGAGCACTTCTTTCATGAAGGTGGATTTTTGCAAGTTGATGGCGGCTTCATACAATGAACCGGGCAGCGACTTGATCTTGTTCCGCTTGAGCTGACGGTCATCCATGGAGAAGATATCCTCTTCAACTGGTGCGGCCAGCTCGTAGCCCTCTTCCATGCCCCTGAGTCCGGCTGCAAGCTGAACGGCAAAACAGAGGTAGGGGTTGGCGGCCGGGTCCGGGCAACGCAACTCCATCCGGGTGGCGTTCTCCTTGCCGGGTTTATACATGGGCACACGTACCAGAGCCGAACGGTTACGCCGAGCCCAGGCAATATACACCGGGGCTTCGTAACCGGGCACCAAACGTTTGTAGGAATTGACCCACTGGTTGGTCACAGCAACGAATTCCGGAGCATGCTTGAGGATACCCGCGATATACGACTTGCCTTCAGCAGAGAGATGATACTCATCGTTGGCATCGTAGAACACGTTGCGGCCGTTCTTGAACAAGGACTGGTGAACGTGCATGCCGGAGCCGTTTTCACCGAAGATCGGTTTGGGCATAAAGGTGGCATAACAACCGTGCTTGCGCGCGGTTTCCTTGACCACGACGCGATAGGTCATGGCGGTGTCGGCCATTTTCATTCCTTCGGCATAGCGCAGGTCTATCTCGTGCTGGGATGGTGCCACCTCGTGATGAGAATACTCTACCTGAATCCCCATGGCCTCGAGGGCGAAAATGATGTCACGACGGATGTTGTTGCCAAGATCAAGCGGCGGTGCGTCGAAATATCCGCCGGCATCAAGAACCTCGGTGTCCTGATCGTCAGCGAAAAGGAAGAATTCAAGTTCGGGACCGACATAGAAAGTATATCCCTTTTCCGCAGCCTGCCCCATGACTTTCTTGAGAACATAGCGGGAGTCCGCTTCGAATGGCGCACCGTCAGGGCTGACGACATCGCAGAACATGCGGGCAACAGGTCTGTCGGAAGGACGCCAGGAACAGATCTGGAACGTGGTCGGGTCCGGCATGGCGACCATGTCCGACTCGTCTATACGGCAAAAACCAAGGATGGAAGACCCATCAAAACCCATGCCTTCCTCAAAGGAGGCTTCAAGTTCGTTGGGGGTTACCTGAAAACTCTTCAATGTACCGAGAATATCCAAAAACCAGTACTGAATGAAACTGACGTCATAGTCCTTGACTGCCTTCATCACGTCGTCAGCATTTTTGCAATTGAAAACCGGGATGTTCATACTTGCCTCCAGTCTTTGGGTTGAACGCCATTATAATAATCATGCGTCATCTTCTTATACTATGGACCATATCACCTTACGGCGCAAAGCCCGACCCTTCAAGGCATGAACCTTATCAGTTGCCCACCATCAGAGACAATAGAAATATGTCCGCTCAGCGATGAGCACTCCGGAAAAACCTGCCCTGATTCTAAAAATAAATATTATTATCTCAAACATTATAATTGAAACCTTCAAGCGATGCCCCTAACAACCACATAATGGATAACGCCCTTAATTTTTCATACTAATCTAGTATGATATCAACAATCTCTAGGAGGATGACATGGGTTGGAAAGACTGCAAGCTATGCGTAAAATTCGGTCTTGGCTTTGGTGCCGTGCTCCTATTGCTTGTCAGCCTGGGATTGTGGTCGACATACGGTATTGAAGGAATTGTTGGCAATGCTGAAGAAGTCATTTCCGGCAACAAATTGCGCGGAAACTTTACACAAAAGGTGGTCGACCATCTGAAGTGGGCAGAAAAAGTCAACGAACTGTTGACCAATTCTGACATCCACACATTGAATGTGCAGACCGATCCCAAGGAGTGTGCTTTCGGCAAATGGTACTACAGCGACGCCAGAGTTGCTGCTGAAAGGCTGGTACCAGGCATCAAGCCGCTACTGGCTGAAATCGAAAAGCACCATAACGAACTCCACGTTTCAGCCATTGAAATCAGTCAAAAATATGCACCAGCCGACATTGAGCTTGGAGCCTTCCTCCGTGACAAAAAACTCGATCACCTTGTCTGGCTGGGCCAGATCAAAGACGCACTCATCGACCAGCAGGCAACGGAAACAGGTGTTCAGGCCGATCCTCATAAGTGCATGCTCGGCGTATGGCTCTATTCCCCCGACACCCAGAAAAAGATGCAGGCCGACCCGGATTTTGCGGCTGTGGTCAAGGGCATATATGAACCCCACGCATCCCTGCACGAATCCGTCACCGACATTGACGGCCTGCTTCAGGAGGGGAAGCGCTATGAAGCACAGTCCTGGTACCAAGAGGTGACCAACGACCTGGCCGACGAAACCCTGGCTGCTATTGATACGGTCATCGCCCTCAACGACAGCCGCCTGCAAGGTTATGAAGAGGCAAAAGCCATATACACCGCCAAGACCCTGCCCGCGCTTAATGTCGTGCAGGACATCCTCAACAAGAGCATGCTGGTCATCAGCAACAACATCATGACTGACGACGAAATGGTAACAGCCGCAAATGAAACGGAAATTGGCGTCATAATTTTTAGTGTTGTTTCCATACTTATCGGCATTCTGCTTGCGTGGATTATCGCCCGGGGCATTATCATTCCCCTGCAAAAGGGCATGGTTTTCGCCACAACCGTTTCCACCGGAGACCTGACAACCACGGTGGATCTAAACCAGAATGACGAGGTCGGCCAATTGGCCGAATCCCTGTCGAGGATGGCGGACAAGCTCAACGCCGTCGTAGGTGAAGTCAACCAGTCAACCGAGAGTGTCTCGGCCGGCAGTGAACAGCTTTCAGCATCGGCCCAATCGCTCTCACAGTCCGTGGTTGAGCAGGCGGCTTCCATCGAATCCATTTCAGCCTCCATTGAAGAAATGAGTTCCGGCATCCGCTCCAATACGGAAAGCGCACAACAAACAGAAGGCATTGCAGTCAAGGCATCCGACAAGGCGAAAGAAAGCGGTGCGGCGGTTGGAGAGGCTCTGGACGCCTTTAAATCCATCGCCGAACGCATCACCATCATTCAGGAAATAGCCCGTCAGACCAACCTGTTGGCGTTAAACGCGGCGATTGAAGCGGCACGCGCAGGAGAGCACGGCAAAGGCTTTGCCGTCGTCGCAGCCGAAGTCCGCAAACTGGCCGAACGCAGTGGCAAGGCCGCAGAAGAAATCAGCGGACTCTCGGAATCCTCCATGGGCGTGGCTGACAGAGCGAGCCAGATGCTGGAGGAATTGGTGCCCGAGATCGGCAGAACAGCCGAACTCGTTCAGGAAATAGCGTCAAGCTGTATGGAACAGGACAAGGGCATCACTGAAATCAGTTCTTCCGTGGGGCAACTCGATCAGGTCGTGCAGGGCAATGCGTCGGCCTCGGAGGAAATGGCATCCACATCGGAAGAGCTGGCTGCTCAGGCGGAGAACCTCGCTCAGGCTATGACCTTCTTCAAGACCCAGAGTACCAATGGAGGCAGGAAGAACACTCAAGTGATGGT
The genomic region above belongs to uncultured Pseudodesulfovibrio sp. and contains:
- a CDS encoding methyl-accepting chemotaxis protein, with translation MGWKDCKLCVKFGLGFGAVLLLLVSLGLWSTYGIEGIVGNAEEVISGNKLRGNFTQKVVDHLKWAEKVNELLTNSDIHTLNVQTDPKECAFGKWYYSDARVAAERLVPGIKPLLAEIEKHHNELHVSAIEISQKYAPADIELGAFLRDKKLDHLVWLGQIKDALIDQQATETGVQADPHKCMLGVWLYSPDTQKKMQADPDFAAVVKGIYEPHASLHESVTDIDGLLQEGKRYEAQSWYQEVTNDLADETLAAIDTVIALNDSRLQGYEEAKAIYTAKTLPALNVVQDILNKSMLVISNNIMTDDEMVTAANETEIGVIIFSVVSILIGILLAWIIARGIIIPLQKGMVFATTVSTGDLTTTVDLNQNDEVGQLAESLSRMADKLNAVVGEVNQSTESVSAGSEQLSASAQSLSQSVVEQAASIESISASIEEMSSGIRSNTESAQQTEGIAVKASDKAKESGAAVGEALDAFKSIAERITIIQEIARQTNLLALNAAIEAARAGEHGKGFAVVAAEVRKLAERSGKAAEEISGLSESSMGVADRASQMLEELVPEIGRTAELVQEIASSCMEQDKGITEISSSVGQLDQVVQGNASASEEMASTSEELAAQAENLAQAMTFFKTQSTNGGRKNTQVMVSSSMYQALPASQYQETDTRQGIALSLDEQEYDKF